In Anaerolineales bacterium, the following proteins share a genomic window:
- a CDS encoding replication initiation factor domain-containing protein, giving the protein MEFRIHWFAVTIWGTTDFALKLWEVWFQKSLGHMQPQGYGGRLYQSIYKALAESKLYCAPRLATDDSEQHFHFELPGSACEALHPKLLQDFMLALEHVERFQFTRLDLAWDGVPFTPEDLEQAGESNMLRTYARRETLSFESTPYKPREDGQIGHSIFRMGSRQSSRYLRVYNLHGPVRLEIETRSKRADTIARDVLVHAPDDWAAKAMAHLRDFVDVHADYWQEFIQGEARANCTVTDARTSEMSRISDWLYKQVAPSLSVLADVYGEDAVDRLLKTGRRKRGKRFDSLLSGGNHES; this is encoded by the coding sequence ATGGAATTCAGGATACATTGGTTTGCTGTAACTATTTGGGGAACAACAGATTTTGCGCTAAAACTCTGGGAAGTTTGGTTTCAAAAGAGCTTAGGCCACATGCAGCCACAGGGCTATGGTGGCAGGCTGTACCAGTCAATCTATAAGGCACTAGCAGAAAGCAAGCTCTACTGCGCTCCTAGACTGGCTACTGACGATTCTGAACAACACTTCCATTTTGAGCTACCTGGGTCAGCTTGCGAGGCTTTGCACCCAAAGCTGCTGCAGGACTTTATGCTTGCGCTGGAGCATGTCGAACGCTTCCAGTTCACTCGCCTTGACTTAGCTTGGGATGGCGTGCCGTTCACGCCCGAAGATTTAGAGCAAGCTGGCGAAAGCAATATGCTGCGGACTTACGCAAGGCGGGAAACTCTTAGCTTCGAAAGCACACCATACAAGCCAAGAGAAGACGGGCAGATAGGCCACTCCATTTTCAGAATGGGTAGCCGGCAGTCTTCGCGCTATCTGCGCGTGTACAACCTGCATGGTCCAGTTCGCCTTGAAATTGAAACTCGTAGCAAGCGGGCTGACACTATTGCCAGAGATGTGCTGGTTCATGCGCCTGATGATTGGGCAGCAAAAGCAATGGCGCACCTGCGGGATTTTGTAGATGTGCATGCAGATTATTGGCAGGAATTTATTCAGGGTGAAGCTAGAGCCAATTGCACAGTTACAGATGCACGCACAAGTGAGATGTCTAGAATTTCTGATTGGCTTTACAAGCAGGTTGCTCCCAGCCTGTCAGTCTTAGCTGATGTTTACGGCGAGGATGCAGTAGATCGTCTGCTCAAAACTGGACGGCGCAAGCGAGGCAAACGCTTTGATAGCTTGCTATCTGGGGGCAACCATGAATCTTGA
- a CDS encoding helix-turn-helix domain-containing protein: MNLEAYPPFQLLKATQVAQILNVSRAFAYQLMKKGELPTVKMQGAVRVKLEDLKRYIEAKRTAMV, encoded by the coding sequence ATGAATCTTGAAGCCTATCCCCCATTCCAATTATTGAAAGCTACGCAGGTTGCACAAATCCTCAATGTCAGTCGGGCGTTCGCATATCAGCTTATGAAAAAGGGTGAGCTACCCACAGTCAAGATGCAAGGGGCTGTACGGGTCAAGCTGGAAGACCTAAAGCGATACATTGAAGCTAAGCGAACAGCGATGGTGTAG
- a CDS encoding site-specific integrase has product MAKRRNNQEGAIYQKPNGRWQAQFSIEGRRFSKSFPSKRECVDWLREMANQKDRGLTSKGVDLTFHEFFERWLLLTKPRVRPKTWLQYRGIGSYHLMPKFGKTKLVDIKPAAIQDLYAEKLRDGLGARTVQLIHGVLRSSLGFAERQGLISYSPTKRVDKPTFMQPEMKFLSDVQVKALLALTEGSSLGTLLQMAVTTGMRQGELLGLRWADVDWASATVRVRRQLQRIPYQGLIFTEPKSRNGIRTVQLGSLTLRALMQHKERQGAEFLNGENTEDLLFPSSTGTPKEPRILYAQFKKALKMARVPDVRFHDLRHTAASLMLMSGMELIRIARQLGHSKPSITLDIYGHLIPGLENASAERLDELVAPLTAADLQQQAQKSVFKA; this is encoded by the coding sequence ATGGCAAAAAGAAGAAACAATCAAGAAGGGGCTATCTATCAAAAGCCCAATGGTCGCTGGCAAGCACAATTCTCAATCGAGGGCAGAAGGTTTAGCAAGTCTTTTCCTTCGAAACGGGAGTGCGTAGATTGGCTGCGTGAAATGGCTAATCAAAAAGACCGAGGCCTGACCTCGAAAGGGGTAGACCTAACCTTTCATGAATTCTTTGAAAGATGGTTGCTGCTTACAAAGCCGAGGGTCAGGCCAAAAACATGGCTGCAATATCGAGGGATAGGCAGCTATCACCTCATGCCCAAGTTTGGAAAGACGAAGCTAGTAGATATCAAGCCAGCAGCAATTCAAGACCTGTACGCCGAGAAACTTAGAGATGGTCTGGGTGCTCGCACCGTTCAGCTAATTCATGGGGTTTTGCGCTCATCGTTAGGGTTTGCCGAGCGTCAGGGGCTAATCTCTTACAGTCCCACAAAGCGAGTAGACAAACCAACTTTCATGCAACCGGAAATGAAGTTCCTGTCAGATGTTCAAGTAAAAGCCCTGCTTGCGCTCACAGAAGGCAGCAGCTTAGGAACATTGCTTCAGATGGCAGTTACTACCGGAATGCGGCAAGGCGAGTTACTTGGGCTTCGCTGGGCTGATGTGGATTGGGCAAGTGCTACTGTTCGTGTTCGCAGGCAACTGCAGCGAATTCCCTATCAAGGGCTTATCTTTACTGAGCCTAAGAGCCGCAATGGTATTCGCACAGTCCAGTTGGGAAGCCTGACTTTGCGAGCGTTGATGCAGCACAAAGAGCGGCAAGGTGCCGAATTCCTAAATGGCGAGAACACAGAAGACCTGCTGTTCCCTTCCTCAACGGGAACGCCAAAAGAGCCACGCATCCTCTACGCTCAGTTCAAGAAAGCCTTAAAGATGGCTAGAGTTCCTGATGTTAGGTTTCATGACCTGCGGCATACCGCAGCTTCGCTAATGCTCATGAGTGGGATGGAGCTAATCCGCATTGCTCGGCAGCTGGGACACTCTAAACCAAGTATCACGCTGGATATCTACGGTCACTTGATACCCGGCCTTGAAAATGCATCTGCAGAGCGTTTGGATGAGTTAGTAGCTCCATTAACTGCAGCAGATTTGCAGCAGCAAGCGCAAAAATCCGTTTTTAAGGCCTAA